In Ruania zhangjianzhongii, the following proteins share a genomic window:
- a CDS encoding Gfo/Idh/MocA family protein, translating into MSDRSARRYAVIGTGGRSRMYIDALTSSHADLGDIVAFLDPNEARMAHYDRYLAERGRSAPPHFTPESFEQMLSTARPDVLIVTSKDSTHADHIVAGLDHGLDVITEKPMTIDVPSLERIVRAAQGSTGNLTVTFNYRYSPRNSTVRRLIAEGAIGTVTSVHFEWCLDTVHGADYFRRWHRDKDSSGGLAVHKSTHHFDLVNWWLDDVPATVFALGGLRFYGAENAASRGLAPRPTLGRDLVTSGDPFALDLAADPQLKGLFLDAEHLDGYHRDQDVFGPGITIEDNLSVTVGYQGGAAMSYSLNAHSPWEGYRVAFNGTEGRLELDVVERGAVSSDRSTSGLGAGGKERPVLDPSATEAERTGQRLRPHGSRLMLQRQWSQPEEVQIPEGAGAHGGGDTMLLDDVFRGGAQDPLGRQAGYHDGVRSVIIGAAVNDSLASARAIQLADYGELLHSAVLNR; encoded by the coding sequence ATGTCTGACCGTTCTGCCCGCCGCTACGCCGTCATCGGGACAGGCGGGCGGTCGCGGATGTACATCGACGCCCTCACCTCGAGCCACGCCGACCTGGGCGATATCGTCGCGTTCCTCGACCCGAACGAGGCGAGGATGGCCCACTACGACCGTTACCTCGCCGAGCGCGGCCGGAGCGCACCACCGCACTTCACCCCAGAGTCGTTCGAGCAGATGCTCAGCACCGCTCGCCCGGACGTGCTGATCGTCACGAGCAAGGACTCCACCCACGCCGACCACATCGTGGCCGGCCTGGATCACGGACTGGACGTCATCACCGAGAAGCCGATGACCATCGACGTCCCCAGCCTGGAACGGATCGTCCGGGCCGCGCAGGGGTCCACCGGCAACCTGACCGTCACCTTCAACTACCGGTACTCCCCGCGCAACTCCACCGTGCGCCGGCTGATCGCCGAGGGCGCGATCGGCACGGTGACGTCGGTGCACTTCGAATGGTGCCTGGACACCGTCCACGGCGCCGACTACTTCCGCCGCTGGCACCGGGACAAGGACAGCTCGGGCGGCCTCGCCGTGCACAAGTCGACACACCACTTCGACCTGGTGAACTGGTGGCTGGACGACGTCCCCGCGACTGTGTTCGCACTCGGCGGCCTACGCTTCTACGGCGCCGAGAACGCCGCATCCCGGGGCCTGGCCCCTCGCCCCACGCTGGGCCGGGACCTCGTCACCTCCGGCGACCCGTTCGCACTCGACCTGGCCGCCGATCCTCAGCTCAAGGGCCTGTTCCTGGACGCCGAGCACCTGGACGGCTACCACCGCGACCAGGATGTCTTCGGACCGGGCATCACCATCGAGGACAACCTCTCGGTGACCGTGGGCTACCAGGGCGGTGCTGCGATGTCCTACTCGCTGAACGCCCACTCCCCCTGGGAGGGCTACCGGGTAGCGTTCAACGGCACCGAGGGCCGGCTGGAGCTGGACGTCGTCGAACGCGGGGCGGTCAGCAGCGACCGCTCCACCAGCGGTTTGGGGGCCGGAGGCAAGGAGCGCCCGGTCCTCGACCCGAGTGCCACCGAGGCCGAGCGCACCGGACAACGTCTGCGACCGCACGGCTCACGCTTGATGCTGCAGCGGCAGTGGTCCCAGCCGGAGGAGGTCCAGATTCCCGAAGGCGCCGGCGCGCACGGCGGCGGGGACACGATGCTGCTGGACGACGTCTTCCGCGGTGGGGCGCAGGACCCGCTAGGCCGCCAGGCCGGCTATCACGACGGCGTCCGGTCGGTGATCATCGGCGCCGCCGTCAATGACTCGCTCGCCTCGGCCCGCGCGATCCAGCTCGCCGACTACGGCGAACTGCTGCACTCCGCAGTCCTCAACCGTTAG
- a CDS encoding glycoside hydrolase family 43 protein has product MALPLHPDTPAHPGEYRNPVLDEDWPDPDVIRWGDGYLMVASSFNRAPGLPLLRSSDLVTWEIVGHALPGLPPAEHFALPRHGGGVWAPSIRAHRGTLYLVWPDPDHGLYVSTATDPAGPWSIPHLVLAGQGLIDPCPLWDTDGRAYLVHGWAGSRSGVKNLLTVREVSPDLRSVLAPGRTIIDGAALPGYRTLEGPKFYLRDGWYWIFAPAGGVATGWQAAFRARSVYGPYEGRTVLAQGAGPVNGPHQGAWVTDPGGADWFVHFQDRGAYGRVTHLQPMRWDSGGWPVLGNDGEPVLSHAAPVNSTRQGMRAVDGSDDFTGTLNRKWHWQANPDPAWSILSDGHLDLQPIPNDLGDLRQLPQVLSQQLPAVACTFQTSLTLSRTTEPVRTGLVLLGQEYAWIGIEVREGGAHLVCRRSGTDQSADRRRVEEPVIDQALPAAATVRLRLSSDGAGAVQLAWSTGDTDWAWVPQTFTPVEGRWIGAEVGLFATAPPGAGSPPLARYGAFQMRSTQSTPGEA; this is encoded by the coding sequence ATGGCGCTTCCTCTCCACCCCGATACCCCGGCCCACCCGGGTGAGTACCGCAACCCGGTCCTGGACGAAGACTGGCCGGACCCGGACGTGATCCGCTGGGGCGACGGCTACCTGATGGTCGCCTCCAGCTTCAATCGTGCCCCGGGGCTGCCGTTGCTGCGCTCGTCGGACCTGGTCACCTGGGAGATCGTCGGCCACGCCCTGCCGGGTCTGCCGCCGGCCGAGCACTTCGCCCTCCCCCGGCACGGCGGCGGCGTCTGGGCGCCCTCGATCCGCGCCCACCGCGGCACGCTGTATCTCGTCTGGCCCGATCCGGACCATGGCCTGTACGTCTCCACGGCGACCGACCCGGCCGGGCCGTGGTCCATCCCGCACCTCGTGCTCGCCGGACAGGGGTTGATCGACCCCTGTCCACTCTGGGACACCGACGGCCGCGCCTACCTGGTGCACGGCTGGGCGGGCAGCCGGTCCGGGGTGAAGAACCTGCTCACGGTGAGAGAGGTCAGTCCGGACCTGAGGTCGGTCCTCGCGCCGGGGCGCACGATCATCGACGGCGCAGCGTTGCCGGGCTACCGCACGCTCGAGGGGCCCAAGTTCTACTTGCGGGACGGCTGGTACTGGATCTTCGCCCCGGCCGGCGGTGTGGCGACCGGATGGCAGGCGGCCTTCCGGGCCCGGTCGGTGTACGGACCGTACGAGGGACGCACCGTGCTGGCCCAGGGCGCTGGACCGGTGAACGGCCCGCACCAGGGGGCCTGGGTCACCGATCCCGGTGGTGCCGACTGGTTCGTGCACTTCCAGGACCGCGGTGCCTATGGGCGGGTCACCCATCTGCAGCCGATGCGCTGGGACTCCGGCGGCTGGCCGGTCCTCGGCAACGACGGCGAACCGGTGCTGAGCCACGCTGCCCCGGTGAACTCCACCCGCCAGGGGATGCGCGCCGTCGACGGTAGTGATGACTTCACCGGCACGCTGAACCGGAAGTGGCACTGGCAGGCCAACCCCGATCCAGCCTGGTCCATCCTCAGCGACGGGCACCTGGACCTGCAGCCGATACCGAACGACCTCGGCGACCTGCGCCAGCTACCCCAGGTGCTCAGCCAGCAGCTGCCCGCCGTGGCGTGCACCTTCCAGACCAGCCTTACCCTGAGCCGCACCACCGAGCCTGTCCGCACCGGGCTGGTGCTGCTCGGTCAGGAGTACGCGTGGATCGGAATAGAGGTCCGCGAGGGCGGCGCCCACCTGGTCTGCCGCCGCTCCGGAACGGACCAGAGCGCCGACCGCCGCCGGGTGGAGGAGCCGGTCATCGACCAGGCGCTGCCCGCTGCTGCCACGGTGCGGCTCAGGCTCAGCAGCGACGGCGCCGGCGCCGTGCAGCTGGCCTGGTCGACCGGCGACACCGACTGGGCCTGGGTACCGCAGACCTTCACCCCGGTCGAAGGCCGATGGATCGGCGCAGAGGTCGGGTTGTTCGCCACCGCACCACCAGGGGCCGGATCGCCGCCATTGGCGCGGTACGGTGCCTTCCAGATGAGAAGTACTCAGTCGACCCCCGGGGAGGCGTGA